A window of Flammeovirga kamogawensis genomic DNA:
AAGTTTGACTAATAATTCACAAAATTAATGCTTTTCTTTTATTTAAGCGATTTATTTGCTGTATGATCTGCAATTTCTTCAATCTTGTGAAGGTCACCTCTATTCACTTCCTTTAAATCATAAGATGTAGGCTGCAATACCTCAACTAAATAATCCATTGCTTTTTCTGGAAAAGCTGTAGATCCACATGTGTAAAAATCTACAGAAACAAAATTATGTTCAGGCCACGTATGAATGGCAAAATGACTTTCTTGTATCACAACAACTCCTGATACACCATGTGGTGAAAAATGATGAAAAACAGACTGCACAATCGTTGCATTTGCCTTTAGTGCAGCTTCTTCCATTATTACCTTTACATCCTCAGGGTTATTTAAAGCAATATGATTACATGAATACAATTCGCCTAAAAGTTGTTTCCCTAAGAAAATTTCTTCTCCTTTATAAAAACTCATTTGTCAATTTATCTATAAGTCATTTTGTATGCGACAATTCCTTTTCCTTTGTATTTTAATAATTTCTAGTTGTAAACATCAAGAAACTAATTTAACAAACAGTGTTTTTAATGACAAAGAAAACTTTCTAGGTAACACAGAACACAATATTAATAAAATAATATCCAATGATTTAAGACAAAGCATGTATTGGAAATCAATTGCTGATTTACCTGATTCATCATTTGTAGAATTAAACAAACTCGATAGTTTATTTGTTTTGGA
This region includes:
- the speD gene encoding adenosylmethionine decarboxylase; translation: MSFYKGEEIFLGKQLLGELYSCNHIALNNPEDVKVIMEEAALKANATIVQSVFHHFSPHGVSGVVVIQESHFAIHTWPEHNFVSVDFYTCGSTAFPEKAMDYLVEVLQPTSYDLKEVNRGDLHKIEEIADHTANKSLK